From Thalassovita sp.:
AGTGGATTTCCCATTCATGCATCCGGCCCAAAGCGCCGATCATGGCGAGGTTCATCATCGAGCGGGTCTTCGGCTCAATCACGTCATCGCCCCAGCCAAAACCCCAGCACCAAGCGGTCATCGCTTCCTGAAAGGGGCGGGTGAACTCATCCGCAGCGGCGAGGTTCTTTTCGACATATTCCGCCCCCAGCGTGCCCTTGCGCTGTTCCAGTCCTTTGAGGAACAGATCCTCATCAAAAATGCTCATCATGCTGTCCTTTGATTGATCGTGATGTCTGGTTTGCCCGGCGCGCGAATGGTGGCGGGCGTTGGTCGCAACCATAAACTGATTTGCTGGCCCCATCGAAGCAGGATTTGATCAACAGCGGCGATTGAGGGCGGACCGTGCGGCGTGGGGAAACGACGAATGTGGTGATTTTTTCCTGACCGGTGTTGGTTTCGAGGTGGAAATCGC
This genomic window contains:
- a CDS encoding carboxymuconolactone decarboxylase family protein, which gives rise to MSIFDEDLFLKGLEQRKGTLGAEYVEKNLAAADEFTRPFQEAMTAWCWGFGWGDDVIEPKTRSMMNLAMIGALGRMHEWEIHCRGALNNGVTKEEIRAIIHVVGIYCGVPQSLECFRVARKALEEVGEL